GACGAACGGGATGAGCACCAGCAGTTCTCTCATGCCACGGGGCAGCACAATGACCAACGCAACAAACCACGATGCCCAAGCAAAGAATACAAGAGTTTCATACATGCTCGTCAACGGGGAGTGTCCAGCTTCAATCCATCTGCACGATATAGCGAGAGAAAGGGAGGCAAAGCCACCGGTGGCAAAGAGTACGGAAATCCGGAATAAGGCAACGCTTCTATTCAGCAGATAGAAGATGCCGGTCACACATGCAACAGAGTAGAATACCAATGCTATATTAACCGACTGTAGATGCATCATCGCAAAGCTCCCCTCAATCAAACTTCCCCAGACCGATCCATAAGGTAAACCCGAGTGCGAGGAAGATGAAACCGCAATAGACAAAAGGGATACCGGGATCGCGTACAAGCTCAAATCCGCTCCACTGCCATCCCACCGGGTCGTACTTCGACTGATATATTTTATATCCATTAAACCTGAAGGGATGATTCACCTTGACCGTTCCAGAAGCGACCTGTTTGTCCCCTTCGAGAATGCTAACCGTTGACGTATAAGACTTGATGTTCTCAGAATGCCTGTCAAAAAAAATGACACGGCCTGCCCGCAATGTTCGGCTCAAACCTATCGGCGGGAAGTGGGGGAACCGAGCGAAGAGCCACCCTCTTTCTGTTCCGCCCCCTGCTTCAACCGCAACTTCAAGCGCAGGATTATTAGGCTCCCGGCTCCTGCTTATGATTTTTCCTCCGTTGGTGATTTTAAAATCAGGTACGTATCGTACCGGCAACACCCGTAGCTCTTCCGGGCCTACCCACCGGCCTATGGTAACGGGATACGCACGCAGCCCCCCGTTATCCCCCGCGCTGATGCCAATCTCATGCTCACCACCAGGATATCTCTCCACACAAAAGCGATCGAGCCTCAAGCAAAAGCCAGGTGCGACCAGTGCACCTTCCTCTCCCCTGAACTCTCCGGTCTGCTGACCTTCATAGAGTTGAACATACCCTCGTTTCCCGTAGCATCTACCAAGAAAGACTCCGAGCAAAACAATGAGCAGGCCAAAGCGGATAAGATGGATCCAAATTCTCGGCAAGTCCTGGCGAAAAAACAGGATGAGTCCGAGCAGGATGTTCAAAAAAAACAGGGATAGGATGATGACAAGCGGATTTGATGCGAATACCGTTTCTGCTTGGGATGGGGGAAGGAAACTGCAGCAGGCAGCGATACTACCGATAATGACGAGGAGCGCGACTGTCGCCCTGCGTGACGCAATAAACCTGAGCATCTGTGACATTATATCTTTTTCTCCAACCACCGCTATGCGTACGGTCGCCGGTAGCGCAGATTGGCATACATGGAAATTGTGCAGGGCTCTACATTATAGGGAATTCGCTATTTGGAGGTTTCGATCCCGGTTTCTTGAGGCTTTAGCCGCTTGTCGGAATCGGTCCTCGAAACAGCGGCCCCTTTTCCTTCTCTGCAGGCGCGATGATTAGAGCCGCCTCATGAAGGCTGTCAGATCTTTCTTTTCCTGAGGATTCAGATGTAAGTCGAGTACGAGATTGAAGAGCTCAACTGTGTCCTCAAGGGTAAGGCACCGCTGATCGTGCACGTATGGTGGCGAATCCTTTATCCCGCGGAGGGGAAAGGTTTTAATCGGTCCCTCAGCTCGTATGTATTGCCCGTTGATCATCTGCGGCTTATAGAAACGTTCCACCTTCAAGTCGTGCATCGAATTGTCCGTGTAGTACGGCGCAGGATGGCAGTCGTCGCATCGCCCCTTGCCGAAGAAAATGGTCTCGCCCCTGAGTTCGGAATCCGATGCCTTCTTGGGATCCAGCTTGCCAAAGACGTCTAATCTGGGCGCGGGGGGGAAGTCCAGCAGCTCCTGGAACTCGGCCATGAAGTGGACCTGACTACCCCGCTCAAGGACATTCAATCCTTTTTTCATGGCAGTCAATGGATCTCCGTCGAAATAGGCTGCTCGCTGCTCGAATTCCGTGAAATCCTCGACACTTTTCAGCGCCCGTTGCGACCCGAAGAGTCGCTGGATGTTTACACCTCGGAGAGACGGCGTGTCGAGGCGGTTCCTGTGGGACTGGGGGCGAATATCTCCAACGAGGTGTGTGGCAGCGTCGGTATGGCCATTGGCATGGCAATCGAAACAAGTCACGCCAAGGCTCGGCTTTTCGCTCTTGCGGTCTTCGGTAGCGTTGAACTGCTGCTGCGGGAACTGCGTCACGAGAAGCCGCAGGCCCTCGAGCTGTTTGGGATTCAGTATGCCGTTGAAAAGTTCGAAGTAATTATCAATGGTGACAAGCTGTCCCTGAGATACGTCCCCCATATCCTTGTGCGTGGTGAGATATATAGGGGCAGGAAACTCGGGAAGGAACCACTCCGGCAGATCGAAATCCATGTCAAACCGCTTCAAACGGGGAAGCTTGTCAAGAACCATATTAGGGAAGACCATCCCTCCCACCTCGTGAACGGGATGGGGGAGCGGCAGATACGGGAACAACCCCTTCTCTTTGATGTTATCCGATGTCATCGCCGAAAGCTTCTCCCATGTGAGGCCGTCTTTTAACCTGGCCGTAGGACCGACGGGGATGGGTTTCCCTCCGGACATAGTCACATCCTTAGAAACATTTTTAGATAGATCATATCGCTCGTTTAAAAGCTTCTTATGCCGCTCCATGAGCCCGGGTTTAGCTGCGATATCCTTCTCCTTAACTTCCCCGAAGGTTTCCTTCATTACCACAGGGGAGTAGCTGGATTCCCGTCCTGCTCTCACTTCAGGTCCCTGACCCTTTTGCTCCGCCATTGCGCACGAGAACAGTAACAGTGCCGGGGAGAACAGAAGACCAACGCCGCTTCTCATCCAGGTTCTCATAGGTCCCTCCTCTCTTGCCTTAAGGTACTGTCAAAAGTTTCTTTAAAGCAACCACAGATTTCTCAGATTATTTATGCCTTTTCTGAGTAAATCAGTGGTGATTCATCTGTGGTGACATGCGTATAACTTACCGTATTACCCTTTTATACTCCAGAGATACCATCCCAAAATTAAATAACAACCCTATCCGTTTCCCAGTAGCTTTAAGATAATTATGAAGCTGCGCCTCATCTATCTTAGTGAGCCCCTTCGTAGCTTTTATCTCTACTAACACCTTGTTCTCAACTATAAAATCCGCTTCGTATTCCTTTATCTTCTCCCCTTTATATACAATATCCAGCTTCTCTCGTCTCGTATATCTTAGCCCCATCCTCATAAATTCTTTAGCCAAGGCTTCCTCATACACGGCCTCTAGAAAGCCATGCCCTAATTCTTTATGTACTTCCATCGCCGCCCCAATTATTTTATAGGTTAAGTCCTTGTATAAAAATTCTTTCCCTTTTGCATTCGCCACAGATTTATTCACCACAGATTGGCGCAGATTTCCTCCCCCCAAAAAATCTTTACAACTATCTGTGCAATCTGTGGTTGCATTTAGTTTTTTCATAAAACTTTTGACACTACCTGCCTTAAGCTGTGCATGTAACGAAAGATTTATCCATAAGCCGTGAAAGATTGAAATCCTTCACCGCTTCATCAATGAGCAGCCAGGCTTCACCCGCCGCCGCGATGCGGGTGTTCCTCGTTTTGACAGCCAGCTCATCCACGCGATTTATCGGGTAATAGGAGATACCCTCGAGAGTAGAGATCCGATGGTTTACATCCGGCGGATCGGCAAGGTCCAGTATGCATAGCAAACTGCCTTTTCTTCTCTCCATTACTTCCTGCATATCATGGTACCCGATGACCTCGTGGGGCGCCCCCGTGGCTGTCACCAGTATGTCCACCCTCTGCAGCATCTCGAAAAATTGGCTGTACGGTATGTATCCGGCCGAGCATTGTTCGGCGACGGCCTTCGCGTTCTCTACTGATCTCGAGCAGAAATAAATATCCTCGCACCCTTTCGTGCGCAGGTGAAGTCCCACAAGCTTGCCCATTTGTCCCGCT
This genomic interval from Candidatus Auribacterota bacterium contains the following:
- a CDS encoding GxxExxY protein gives rise to the protein MKKLNATTDCTDSCKDFLGGGNLRQSVVNKSVANAKGKEFLYKDLTYKIIGAAMEVHKELGHGFLEAVYEEALAKEFMRMGLRYTRREKLDIVYKGEKIKEYEADFIVENKVLVEIKATKGLTKIDEAQLHNYLKATGKRIGLLFNFGMVSLEYKRVIR
- a CDS encoding cytochrome c biogenesis protein ResB, with protein sequence MSQMLRFIASRRATVALLVIIGSIAACCSFLPPSQAETVFASNPLVIILSLFFLNILLGLILFFRQDLPRIWIHLIRFGLLIVLLGVFLGRCYGKRGYVQLYEGQQTGEFRGEEGALVAPGFCLRLDRFCVERYPGGEHEIGISAGDNGGLRAYPVTIGRWVGPEELRVLPVRYVPDFKITNGGKIISRSREPNNPALEVAVEAGGGTERGWLFARFPHFPPIGLSRTLRAGRVIFFDRHSENIKSYTSTVSILEGDKQVASGTVKVNHPFRFNGYKIYQSKYDPVGWQWSGFELVRDPGIPFVYCGFIFLALGFTLWIGLGKFD
- a CDS encoding cytochrome B6, with the protein product MAEQKGQGPEVRAGRESSYSPVVMKETFGEVKEKDIAAKPGLMERHKKLLNERYDLSKNVSKDVTMSGGKPIPVGPTARLKDGLTWEKLSAMTSDNIKEKGLFPYLPLPHPVHEVGGMVFPNMVLDKLPRLKRFDMDFDLPEWFLPEFPAPIYLTTHKDMGDVSQGQLVTIDNYFELFNGILNPKQLEGLRLLVTQFPQQQFNATEDRKSEKPSLGVTCFDCHANGHTDAATHLVGDIRPQSHRNRLDTPSLRGVNIQRLFGSQRALKSVEDFTEFEQRAAYFDGDPLTAMKKGLNVLERGSQVHFMAEFQELLDFPPAPRLDVFGKLDPKKASDSELRGETIFFGKGRCDDCHPAPYYTDNSMHDLKVERFYKPQMINGQYIRAEGPIKTFPLRGIKDSPPYVHDQRCLTLEDTVELFNLVLDLHLNPQEKKDLTAFMRRL
- the hemA gene encoding glutamyl-tRNA reductase, encoding MSLRNRHGVHECLILSTCLRFEIYAVVRASSSLPKPLEEYIHDSHAVSKLASLDDVTFIEGEEAVRHLFSVACGLDSHIIGEKQIVGQIKNAYHSALGLGCTGPVLNRLFQKCMNVSKSVRNRTGIDKGICSAASLAVKLLLDTHGSMRDKRVLILGAGQMGKLVGLHLRTKGCEDIYFCSRSVENAKAVAEQCSAGYIPYSQFFEMLQRVDILVTATGAPHEVIGYHDMQEVMERRKGSLLCILDLADPPDVNHRISTLEGISYYPINRVDELAVKTRNTRIAAAGEAWLLIDEAVKDFNLSRLMDKSFVTCTA